The following coding sequences are from one Nicotiana tomentosiformis chromosome 3, ASM39032v3, whole genome shotgun sequence window:
- the LOC104118243 gene encoding NDR1/HIN1-like protein 6 isoform X1 produces MDISPIPAFNRSRFQEYYFQTFSFKKCCFFLFSFIFLIALVVVVIPSIIFLSLKPQKPVFSIQTLKVQSYKLDVLNNSGSGDLLFSSVISLTLVAQNPNKVGLRYRSTRFHVFNEGVVIGMIQVPAFYQPPCSNNLTLETRVIFYCVNVTQILSNISLQQKSSTKSVTLASILGDVAAQVKLLDVNLPKVKLAVECAINIDQNYIKLSNQVVYSVKAAKYSTLSLPMNIKGTFSNKCSASIYI; encoded by the exons ATGGATATTTCACCTATACCAGCTTTTAATCGTTCACGTTTTCAAGAATATTATTTTCAGACTTTTTCCTTCAAAAAATGCTGCTTTTTCCTTTTCAGCTTCATTTTCTTGATAGCCCTTGTGGTAGTGGTAATTCCTTCCATCATTTTCTTAAGCTTGAAGCCCCAAAAGCCCGTTTTCTCAATCCAAACGTTAAAAGTGCAATCTTACAAGCTTGACGTTTTAAATAACTCAGGCTCCGGCGACCTCCTATTTTCATCGGTCATCTCTCTGACACTGGTTGCGCAAAATCCTAACAAAGTTGGCTTAAGGTATAGGTCGACGCGATTTCATGTGTTTAATGAAGGAGTAGTGATCGGAATGATTCAAGTTCCTGCATTTTATCAACCTCCTTGTAGCAATAACTTAACATTGGAGACTCGAGTAATATTTTATTGCGTGAACGTTACTCAAATTTTGTCTAACATTTCATTGCAACAGAAGAGTTCGACAAAAAGTGTTACCTTGGCAAGCATATTGGGTGATGTTGCAGCTCAGGTGAAACTTCTCGATGTCAATTTGCCCAAGGTGAAG TTGGCCGTGGAGTGCGCCATAAATATTGACCAAAACTATATTAAACTCAGTAACCAAGTGGTGTACAGCGTGAAAGCAGCAAAATATAGTACG TTATCTCTTCCAATGAATATCAAGGGAACTTTCTCCAACAAGTGCTCTGCATCTATTTACATCTAA
- the LOC104118243 gene encoding NDR1/HIN1-like protein 6 isoform X2, giving the protein MDISPIPAFNRSRFQEYYFQTFSFKKCCFFLFSFIFLIALVVVVIPSIIFLSLKPQKPVFSIQTLKVQSYKLDVLNNSGSGDLLFSSVISLTLVAQNPNKVGLRYRSTRFHVFNEGVVIGMIQVPAFYQPPCSNNLTLETRVIFYCVNVTQILSNISLQQKSSTKSVTLASILGDVAAQVKLLDVNLPKLAVECAINIDQNYIKLSNQVVYSVKAAKYSTLSLPMNIKGTFSNKCSASIYI; this is encoded by the exons ATGGATATTTCACCTATACCAGCTTTTAATCGTTCACGTTTTCAAGAATATTATTTTCAGACTTTTTCCTTCAAAAAATGCTGCTTTTTCCTTTTCAGCTTCATTTTCTTGATAGCCCTTGTGGTAGTGGTAATTCCTTCCATCATTTTCTTAAGCTTGAAGCCCCAAAAGCCCGTTTTCTCAATCCAAACGTTAAAAGTGCAATCTTACAAGCTTGACGTTTTAAATAACTCAGGCTCCGGCGACCTCCTATTTTCATCGGTCATCTCTCTGACACTGGTTGCGCAAAATCCTAACAAAGTTGGCTTAAGGTATAGGTCGACGCGATTTCATGTGTTTAATGAAGGAGTAGTGATCGGAATGATTCAAGTTCCTGCATTTTATCAACCTCCTTGTAGCAATAACTTAACATTGGAGACTCGAGTAATATTTTATTGCGTGAACGTTACTCAAATTTTGTCTAACATTTCATTGCAACAGAAGAGTTCGACAAAAAGTGTTACCTTGGCAAGCATATTGGGTGATGTTGCAGCTCAGGTGAAACTTCTCGATGTCAATTTGCCCAAG TTGGCCGTGGAGTGCGCCATAAATATTGACCAAAACTATATTAAACTCAGTAACCAAGTGGTGTACAGCGTGAAAGCAGCAAAATATAGTACG TTATCTCTTCCAATGAATATCAAGGGAACTTTCTCCAACAAGTGCTCTGCATCTATTTACATCTAA